Within the Candidatus Culexarchaeum yellowstonense genome, the region ATGGCATTTCGGATCATTGGCAGATATATTTCCAGATGTAACTATAATTCTAGGCCATATGGGGCATGGACATATAGTCTACATTAATGGTGCAATAGATGTTGCAAAGAAGCATGAAAACATACTATTGGAGACTTCTGGTATGCCAATGCACAGTAAGATATTGGAAGCTTCAAGAACTATAGGTGCAGATAGGGTTCTCTATGGTTCAGATATGCCCTTCGGTCATCCAGCCTTTGAAATAGAGAAGGTCAAAGTTTCAGGGGTCAATAAAAATGAGTTGGAATTGATCTTGGGTTTAAATGCACTAAAAGTTTTCAACATCAAACTTTAATCTAATTTGTTCATGTGATTTGAACTTTTGTTCCCAGGGCTTGGAATGGTGGTTGCTTCCTAAAGTACGCTATTACACATCCACTATTCCTCCCATGCAATCTAACTATTTTCCCAATGAATTTCTCACTTGTTTTTGGATGAATCCAGATAACCTTCCTCCCCACAAGCCTATTAAACATTTTCACAGCATCATCACCAACCTTTATTATTGCTTGCCTAAGGTATTGCCTGCCACCTCCACCTCTTCTCATGGAGAGGAGAACTCCCTCCATCTCCCCTCACCCGTAACAAGCCCTTATACTATATTTAAACCTTTTATTTCCAGAAAATAAATTTTAATTTAATTTTTGTTCTCTTCACATAGCCTTTAGTGTCAAAGAGTTGGGTTGTTTTTCACTATTCCCATGGCATTTTCTCCTTTATCTTAAGTAGTCTTTTCACATTGTTTATTGATATGAAGCCTGCTGAGAATAGTGTATTGCTGAATTCCTTTTCACTTATGTTTGTATGTTTCCTCAGTTCTTCTATCATTTTGTATCCTGTGAAGTAGCAGACATTGTATCCTCTGTTTTCCAGATGCCATTCCACAAGTCCCCTGGAGGTTTGTTCGTCGAATCCCATTACATCCATGTATAGTTTTACTGCATCTTCTGGGGTTAGGGTTTTAGTGTGGAATAATCCTATGTCTATGTATATTCT harbors:
- a CDS encoding amidohydrolase family protein, coding for MIKIMDDYGITVSVVFSLPNDLTLNAVKRYPKRIVGLVWVNPHNGEEALKLIENYVLKFGFKGIKMHPLIDSFLPDQDIVHPIMELARKLKIPVLFHCGHPPWSLPWHFGSLADIFPDVTIILGHMGHGHIVYINGAIDVAKKHENILLETSGMPMHSKILEASRTIGADRVLYGSDMPFGHPAFEIEKVKVSGVNKNELELILGLNALKVFNIKL
- a CDS encoding 50S ribosomal protein L35ae, coding for MEGVLLSMRRGGGGRQYLRQAIIKVGDDAVKMFNRLVGRKVIWIHPKTSEKFIGKIVRLHGRNSGCVIAYFRKQPPFQALGTKVQIT